The following are from one region of the Segatella oris genome:
- a CDS encoding tetratricopeptide repeat protein, with protein MMAATAVFPSFAKRDKKQKQTVSSANVSMMSYEDSVRYNTMFLDAILAEAADKNDSAYALLKQCIELNPNAAEAYYFLAPFESDKKNDTLAISYLTKACALSPDNDDYQERLAEYYINAQQYAKAIDVFEALITHHSDRTDVLQVLLQLYNQQKDYDNMLRTLARLEQNDGNSEALTMSKVHVYELKGDRKQAYKALQTLCDTYPNDPNYRVMTGNWLMQNDRKKEAYELYQGVLKEEPNNAMALASMYDYYMATQDSLQAKSIMERILLSDKSDSKMKQSMIRQFIQTNEQSGGDSIKVLKMFDEVMKTSPKDAAIAELKVAYMSLKKMPTVAIDSAIVNLLNIAPDNKGARIQLLQDVWASKDWLRIIDLCNTGLAFNPDEMGFYYFMSMAYIQLDKTNLVIETIRKGMMHVNDKTNKDMVAELYAIMGDYLQKQNRYKESYAAYDSCLQYKNDNIYCMNNYAYYLSINGGDLKKAEQMSFKTVQAEPKNATYLDTYAWILFMQKRFTEAKIYVDQAIKNDTDSVLNSVILEHAGDIHAQLGDTKTALYYWHKALKLGSGNTAILEKKIRLKKYIK; from the coding sequence ATGATGGCTGCAACAGCAGTTTTCCCATCGTTTGCCAAACGTGATAAGAAACAGAAACAGACGGTTTCATCGGCCAATGTGTCTATGATGAGCTATGAAGACAGCGTGCGTTACAACACGATGTTCCTTGATGCAATCCTCGCTGAAGCTGCCGACAAGAATGATTCTGCCTATGCTCTGCTGAAACAATGCATCGAACTCAATCCTAATGCGGCCGAAGCTTATTATTTCCTTGCTCCATTTGAGTCGGACAAGAAGAATGACACATTAGCGATTTCCTATCTTACGAAAGCCTGTGCTCTCTCTCCCGACAACGACGACTATCAGGAACGATTGGCCGAATACTACATCAATGCACAACAATATGCCAAAGCTATTGATGTATTTGAAGCTTTAATAACTCATCATAGCGACCGTACTGATGTGCTCCAAGTGCTTCTTCAGCTCTACAACCAGCAGAAAGACTACGACAACATGCTGCGAACACTCGCCCGACTTGAACAGAACGACGGCAACAGTGAAGCCCTTACGATGTCAAAGGTGCACGTTTATGAACTCAAAGGTGACAGGAAACAGGCTTACAAAGCACTTCAAACGCTCTGTGACACCTATCCTAACGACCCTAATTATCGTGTCATGACAGGAAACTGGCTCATGCAGAACGACCGTAAGAAAGAAGCCTATGAACTCTATCAAGGCGTGCTGAAAGAAGAACCAAACAACGCTATGGCCCTTGCTTCCATGTATGATTATTACATGGCAACTCAAGACAGTCTGCAGGCAAAAAGCATCATGGAACGTATTTTATTGAGTGATAAAAGCGACTCTAAGATGAAGCAAAGCATGATTAGACAGTTCATTCAAACCAATGAACAAAGTGGTGGTGACAGTATAAAAGTGTTGAAAATGTTTGATGAGGTCATGAAAACATCTCCCAAGGACGCTGCCATTGCTGAACTGAAAGTAGCTTATATGTCGCTGAAGAAGATGCCGACAGTAGCTATCGACAGTGCGATTGTCAATCTACTTAACATCGCCCCAGACAATAAGGGAGCACGAATTCAACTGTTGCAAGACGTTTGGGCATCGAAGGACTGGCTACGAATTATCGACCTCTGCAATACTGGGTTGGCTTTCAATCCCGATGAAATGGGCTTTTATTATTTCATGAGTATGGCTTACATTCAGCTTGATAAAACCAATCTTGTTATTGAGACCATACGCAAAGGAATGATGCATGTGAACGATAAAACCAACAAGGACATGGTGGCTGAACTCTATGCGATTATGGGTGATTATCTGCAGAAACAGAATCGTTATAAGGAGTCGTATGCAGCTTACGACAGCTGTTTGCAATATAAAAATGATAACATCTATTGCATGAACAACTATGCTTACTACCTCAGTATTAATGGTGGTGACCTGAAGAAAGCCGAGCAAATGAGCTTCAAAACGGTACAAGCTGAACCCAAGAATGCCACCTATCTTGACACTTATGCATGGATACTTTTCATGCAAAAGAGATTTACCGAGGCCAAGATATATGTTGACCAAGCTATCAAAAATGATACT
- the dut gene encoding dUTP diphosphatase: MDIKVVNKGHQPLPEYATPQSAGMDLRANIEAPITLKPMERRLIPTGLYIALPVGYEAQIRPRSGLALKHGITVLNTPGTIDADYRGELMVLLVNFSDSDFIINDGERIAQMVIARHEQGIFKVVEALDDTERGTGGYGHTGVK, translated from the coding sequence ATGGATATTAAAGTAGTAAACAAAGGACATCAACCCCTTCCTGAATATGCCACACCACAGAGTGCAGGCATGGATCTTCGGGCTAATATCGAAGCACCAATCACGCTGAAACCCATGGAGCGCAGACTTATTCCAACAGGTCTATATATAGCGCTTCCTGTAGGGTATGAAGCACAGATTCGCCCTCGCAGCGGACTTGCTTTGAAGCATGGCATCACCGTTCTCAACACTCCGGGAACGATAGATGCCGACTACCGCGGTGAACTCATGGTGTTGCTCGTGAACTTTTCCGACTCTGATTTCATCATCAACGACGGTGAACGCATTGCCCAAATGGTTATTGCACGCCACGAGCAAGGCATATTTAAGGTGGTGGAAGCACTTGATGATACAGAGCGTGGTACGGGTGGTTATGGTCACACAGGAGTGAAATAA
- a CDS encoding DUF4876 domain-containing protein — MENRNKQKRIPFEGIKIVFYILILLLTFASCVDYSDEATAISAKVQVTAPEEFTNGSSLEGKTVSLLNAAGNKFTAKTDANGVASFSNLVPDVYTLSTSWELTPTEYAALTGDNVVNEGAVVSGNINNQLIKSQETITLSTSLAINRSLVISKVYYAGSKDNKGKNYLAGQFIELYNQSDKTIDVAGLYIGLLESNATPAYTLDNLKEKFNDSIVVCKQVYRIPTNKPHELKPGESLVITNSAIDHTVNAPLERNLLTADYEAKDAQGKTQNNPDTPALELCFSSFAAISKMNLLQSGPCGIVIFRTNKDVKKFNQIYSYGKTKGSLWLAVPKRYVIDGVEILKYNPKTGGADIATKHLYNELDGGYTTIGAVNGYNGEVVYRKTSTRKGKDGHRILQDTNNSLNDFKRSTTIKIHEYDE; from the coding sequence ATGGAAAATAGAAATAAGCAAAAAAGAATACCTTTTGAAGGAATAAAAATAGTATTCTACATACTGATACTTTTATTGACATTCGCTTCCTGCGTAGATTACAGCGATGAAGCGACTGCAATATCGGCAAAAGTGCAAGTAACAGCACCAGAAGAGTTTACAAACGGCAGCAGTTTGGAAGGCAAGACCGTGAGTCTTCTCAATGCGGCAGGCAATAAGTTCACGGCAAAAACCGATGCAAACGGCGTGGCATCATTCAGCAATCTCGTGCCCGACGTCTATACACTCTCTACTTCATGGGAACTGACTCCTACCGAGTACGCTGCACTTACAGGCGACAACGTGGTCAACGAGGGTGCTGTTGTGTCGGGAAACATCAACAATCAGCTCATCAAAAGCCAGGAAACCATCACGCTTTCGACTTCGTTGGCTATCAACCGATCGCTTGTTATCAGCAAAGTCTACTATGCAGGCAGCAAAGATAACAAGGGAAAGAACTACTTGGCAGGGCAGTTTATTGAACTCTATAACCAGAGTGACAAGACCATAGACGTGGCGGGGCTCTACATTGGACTGTTGGAAAGCAATGCCACTCCTGCTTATACACTTGACAATCTGAAAGAGAAATTCAACGACAGCATTGTGGTTTGCAAGCAGGTTTATCGCATTCCGACCAACAAACCCCATGAACTGAAACCGGGAGAAAGCCTTGTTATCACCAACAGTGCTATTGACCACACTGTCAATGCACCCTTGGAACGAAATCTGTTGACGGCAGACTACGAAGCAAAAGACGCGCAGGGAAAGACGCAGAACAATCCCGACACACCGGCACTGGAACTTTGTTTCAGTTCGTTTGCAGCCATATCGAAGATGAACCTCTTACAGAGTGGCCCTTGTGGAATAGTGATTTTCCGTACCAATAAAGACGTAAAGAAGTTCAATCAGATTTATTCCTATGGCAAAACCAAAGGCTCTCTCTGGTTAGCTGTGCCCAAACGCTATGTCATTGACGGTGTTGAGATATTGAAATACAACCCAAAAACGGGTGGTGCAGACATTGCAACGAAGCATCTCTACAATGAGCTTGACGGTGGATATACCACGATAGGTGCCGTCAATGGCTATAACGGAGAAGTGGTTTACCGCAAGACTTCCACGCGAAAAGGCAAAGACGGACACCGCATCTTGCAGGACACCAACAATTCCTTGAATGATTTCAAACGCTCAACAACCATTAAAATCCATGAATACGATGAATAA
- a CDS encoding TonB-dependent receptor, whose protein sequence is MKKGIAFAMLLFGLLLATTASAQSKTDAKGYTINFTVTEKGTAESIMMASCNLNPLGAFTVTNIDGKASFTNIPQGKYTLEISYVGFEKYQTMLDVNGNQNLKIVMTPTSLALKEVIVTAQRKSSGASTTSVINRQAIDHLQASSLADVMQLIPGMKMGNTDLTQQSNLQLRTLVNNNTSAFGSSIVVDGMPMSNNATLTQGGFSSTAFTGTDLRQISADNIDNVEVVRGIPSAEYGDLTSGLVIVHSKVGVTPWQLKGKINPELQNYSLGKGFNLQHAGIFNFNFDYAKAWGDPRQKTRSYGRYTLNMGYGLDINKKWHTDTKLRLFYANDWNGKDPDAVNDGTENSSKNYTFNLTHNGRISFNMPLMRTLAYTFGVTASKLDTRNSKIVPVSSGLLPIITARKTGYHNVPWATSSYLATGITESRPANLFAKINDSFYFKTGKTRQSFKIGAEYRLSWNSGRGYYNADETRPYSPNSNGRPRAFSDIPALHQLSAYAEDNFSWQFNKVNQFRANFGLRFTSQQPFSNVATTALSPRLNLMFTATKWLDIRGGIGMNSKTPGLDYIYPDRKYDDRVAANYMPQNNPAGQLLMYHTQVVEVAYSKGLKNATTTKIEFGLDFKLPGNRKLSLLAYRDKTPNGFSALTDYVIYKSNFYDLTHGLTANMGKPTVVNPNDPARTDVVFMTTGTVGNTNVTVNKGLEFDFDLGEIKPVNTSIFFSGAYSETQTWSSNLYTRSVPPSYLPTDYSSYGLTPYKLVYPSGLDKNTYRRFINTLRLVTNIPKLRMVASFTAQAIWYDYSFDYTATKDPIGFITKDLAYHEITNDMMSGYLDMQGNYYATAPAVSHIKLSDMTIKASDAVPVKNPITWNLSGRLTKELGKVGGLSLYVNNMMYYEPYLKSSTSSTLVQRNTSSFSYGVELYFNL, encoded by the coding sequence ATGAAGAAAGGCATTGCATTCGCCATGCTGTTGTTCGGCCTTCTGCTTGCAACAACGGCATCTGCACAATCCAAAACCGATGCGAAAGGATATACGATAAACTTCACCGTGACCGAGAAAGGGACGGCAGAAAGCATCATGATGGCCAGCTGTAACCTCAATCCGTTAGGCGCTTTCACCGTGACAAACATCGATGGAAAAGCTTCTTTCACAAACATTCCACAAGGAAAATACACGTTGGAAATAAGCTATGTGGGATTTGAGAAATATCAAACCATGCTTGATGTCAATGGTAATCAGAACCTCAAAATCGTCATGACACCTACCTCTTTGGCTTTGAAAGAGGTGATAGTAACAGCACAACGCAAGTCATCGGGAGCCTCGACGACAAGCGTTATCAATCGACAAGCCATCGATCACCTACAGGCTTCATCGCTCGCCGACGTCATGCAACTCATTCCCGGAATGAAAATGGGCAACACAGATTTGACCCAACAGAGCAATCTTCAATTGAGAACATTGGTCAACAACAATACAAGTGCCTTCGGTTCGAGCATCGTTGTTGACGGAATGCCCATGTCGAACAATGCCACACTGACGCAAGGTGGCTTCTCAAGTACGGCATTCACAGGCACCGACCTGCGCCAAATCAGTGCTGACAACATTGATAATGTCGAGGTTGTACGCGGCATTCCATCGGCTGAATACGGAGACCTCACGAGCGGACTTGTCATTGTTCATTCCAAAGTGGGCGTCACACCATGGCAGCTCAAGGGCAAGATTAACCCCGAACTGCAGAACTATTCGCTTGGCAAAGGCTTCAATTTGCAACATGCAGGCATATTCAATTTCAACTTCGATTATGCCAAAGCATGGGGCGACCCACGCCAGAAGACACGCTCATATGGCCGCTATACGCTGAACATGGGCTATGGATTGGACATCAACAAGAAGTGGCATACGGATACGAAACTACGCTTGTTCTACGCTAACGACTGGAATGGTAAAGACCCAGATGCCGTTAATGACGGCACAGAAAACAGCAGTAAGAACTATACTTTCAATCTGACACACAACGGACGCATCAGTTTTAACATGCCATTGATGCGCACATTGGCATATACTTTCGGTGTAACGGCATCGAAACTCGACACACGAAACAGTAAAATCGTACCTGTAAGTTCGGGACTTCTGCCGATTATCACTGCGCGGAAGACAGGCTATCACAATGTTCCTTGGGCCACATCAAGCTATTTGGCAACGGGTATCACGGAGAGCCGACCTGCAAATCTCTTTGCAAAAATCAACGACAGCTTCTACTTCAAGACAGGGAAAACACGTCAAAGTTTCAAGATTGGCGCTGAATACAGACTGAGTTGGAACAGTGGTCGCGGTTATTACAACGCCGATGAAACACGTCCTTACAGTCCGAACAGCAACGGGCGACCCCGTGCGTTCTCAGACATTCCCGCGCTTCATCAGCTATCTGCCTATGCCGAAGACAACTTTTCATGGCAGTTCAACAAGGTAAATCAATTCCGTGCCAACTTCGGTCTGCGCTTTACAAGCCAGCAACCGTTCTCCAATGTAGCGACAACGGCACTGTCACCACGCCTCAACTTGATGTTCACTGCCACGAAATGGCTCGACATCCGCGGTGGTATCGGCATGAACAGTAAGACTCCAGGCCTTGATTATATCTATCCCGACCGCAAGTATGACGACCGAGTTGCAGCGAATTATATGCCACAGAACAACCCTGCCGGGCAGCTGTTGATGTATCATACACAGGTAGTAGAGGTGGCTTACAGCAAGGGATTGAAGAATGCTACGACCACAAAGATTGAGTTTGGCCTTGACTTTAAGCTGCCCGGGAACCGCAAACTAAGTCTGCTGGCCTATCGTGACAAGACACCAAATGGCTTCAGTGCACTCACAGACTATGTCATCTATAAGAGTAATTTCTATGACCTCACACACGGATTGACAGCAAACATGGGTAAACCGACTGTTGTTAATCCCAATGATCCGGCCCGTACGGATGTGGTTTTCATGACAACAGGTACAGTAGGAAATACCAATGTGACTGTGAACAAGGGCTTGGAATTCGACTTTGACTTAGGAGAAATCAAGCCTGTCAACACCTCAATATTCTTCAGCGGAGCTTATTCTGAGACACAAACATGGAGCAGTAACCTTTACACCCGAAGTGTTCCGCCGTCTTATCTGCCCACAGATTACTCATCATATGGGCTGACCCCTTATAAACTTGTCTATCCATCAGGACTCGATAAGAACACTTACCGACGCTTTATCAACACACTCCGCCTCGTGACAAACATCCCGAAACTGCGCATGGTGGCTTCGTTCACGGCACAGGCGATATGGTATGACTACAGCTTTGACTACACGGCAACGAAAGATCCGATTGGTTTTATCACCAAAGATCTTGCTTATCACGAAATCACTAACGACATGATGAGCGGTTATCTCGACATGCAAGGAAACTATTATGCCACGGCACCCGCTGTTAGCCACATCAAACTATCGGATATGACGATAAAGGCAAGTGATGCTGTGCCTGTAAAAAACCCGATAACATGGAACCTTTCGGGACGCCTCACCAAGGAATTGGGCAAGGTCGGGGGCTTGAGTCTCTATGTGAACAACATGATGTACTATGAGCCTTACTTAAAGAGTAGTACCTCATCAACGCTTGTTCAGCGCAACACAAGCAGCTTCAGCTATGGCGTGGAGTTGTATTTTAATTTGTAA
- a CDS encoding DUF6850 family outer membrane beta-barrel protein, with amino-acid sequence MNTMNKNLLLSLILTALPCAIQAQNHLMNHGIYQHLDNQLLWHNTENAAGLGIDSTQNRGFAGFSYTYTGGKFHRIQEGTSTNNLQFKTETYQKLSKQFYGYGSFEFNNGRTKDRAWADVMRPYNSNPYFAGSAIAGHYDHQNINLTAAIGTSQLGKWNFGARLDYALGDLSRLRDPRSRAQMLDYQLTPSAIYHVGKHAIGLAAWYHRRKEKIDGLTTVQQDATLKYYLMTGMENANGSVGGYNNYQREWVNHNFGAELSWGYTQSEKGSKTLNSISLQRGSESVLGQYKYRPGHYYNYIYAIKSQTLIPSNSVTHRIDFKAQYEEGYADEYRQQLVITNDPTTGLNSYKYENQLTFNKRYQVKVLDLGLHYRISENTVPLDWFYMGAMIDYKAISNKYLLYTSELQYGRLNPALEVGGKVGRISVNINGGYSFSTRNKLALNNSETDYAKQVLQPDMKYYELNYFFGHFDITYDLPLKIKQTKTNCYAKGWCDLLETKKYQGEKLHKYQVGISMGVMY; translated from the coding sequence ATGAATACGATGAATAAGAACCTATTACTATCACTCATTTTGACAGCCCTTCCGTGTGCCATACAAGCGCAAAACCACTTGATGAACCATGGCATTTATCAGCATCTTGACAACCAATTGCTATGGCATAACACCGAGAATGCTGCAGGATTAGGCATTGACAGCACGCAAAATCGTGGTTTTGCAGGTTTCAGTTATACTTACACTGGTGGGAAGTTTCATCGTATTCAAGAGGGAACATCAACAAATAATCTGCAGTTTAAGACTGAAACCTATCAGAAATTATCAAAGCAATTCTATGGGTATGGCAGTTTTGAATTCAATAACGGCCGCACCAAAGACCGTGCATGGGCCGATGTAATGCGTCCATACAACAGCAATCCTTACTTTGCAGGCTCTGCAATAGCAGGGCACTACGACCATCAGAACATTAATCTTACGGCTGCAATCGGCACAAGTCAGTTGGGAAAATGGAACTTCGGAGCACGCCTTGACTATGCACTTGGCGACTTAAGCAGGCTACGCGACCCTCGTTCAAGGGCACAGATGCTCGATTATCAGCTTACACCTTCAGCCATTTATCACGTTGGGAAGCATGCCATTGGATTGGCAGCTTGGTATCATCGTCGCAAGGAAAAGATTGACGGATTGACTACAGTTCAACAGGATGCAACGCTGAAATACTACCTCATGACAGGCATGGAGAATGCTAACGGAAGTGTAGGCGGCTACAATAATTACCAGCGTGAGTGGGTAAATCATAATTTCGGAGCAGAACTTTCGTGGGGATATACGCAGTCAGAAAAAGGCTCTAAAACGCTGAACAGCATCAGCTTGCAGCGTGGAAGTGAGAGTGTTCTTGGCCAATATAAGTACCGTCCGGGGCATTACTATAATTATATTTACGCTATCAAGAGCCAAACTTTAATTCCAAGTAACAGTGTTACGCACCGCATTGACTTTAAAGCGCAGTATGAAGAGGGCTATGCTGATGAATACCGTCAGCAACTTGTCATCACAAATGACCCTACAACAGGCCTCAACTCCTATAAATATGAGAACCAACTGACTTTCAACAAGCGCTATCAAGTAAAGGTTTTAGACCTTGGCTTGCACTATCGTATAAGTGAAAATACGGTTCCTTTAGATTGGTTCTACATGGGAGCAATGATTGATTACAAGGCGATAAGTAACAAATATCTGCTCTATACCTCGGAACTTCAATATGGGAGACTTAATCCCGCCTTAGAAGTTGGGGGAAAAGTTGGCAGGATAAGCGTAAACATAAATGGTGGTTACAGCTTCTCAACACGTAATAAACTCGCACTGAACAACAGTGAAACCGACTATGCAAAACAGGTGTTACAGCCTGACATGAAGTATTATGAACTCAATTATTTCTTTGGTCATTTCGATATCACTTACGACTTGCCCTTGAAAATCAAGCAAACCAAGACCAATTGCTATGCTAAAGGCTGGTGTGACCTCTTGGAAACAAAGAAGTATCAAGGCGAGAAACTACACAAATATCAAGTGGGAATAAGCATGGGTGTGATGTATTAA
- the dgt gene encoding dGTP triphosphohydrolase has translation MNWQQLISNKRLGQEHRHAERHDDRSEFKRDYDRLIYSAPFRRLQNKTQVFPLPGSVFVHNRLTHSLEVSSLGQSLGNDVCTRLKQKHPELANTLFEEIDTIVSAACLAHDMGNPPFGHSGEKAIQTFFTEGEGKQLKSTVSSQFWDDITHFEGNANAFRLLTHRFFGRRQGGFVMTYSMLASIVKYPFSSSLAGRHGKFGFFQTEAEDYRKIADELGLICKSKPGEPLKYARHPLVYLVEAADDICYEIMDIEDAHKLKILSFEETTRLLLGFFDEDMRREITERIREEGVTDNNEQIVYMRASVIGKLENECVRTFVEHEEEILNGTFNGSIIDHIAPLQREAYRRCTEISYQKIYHSKPVLDIELSGYKIMETLMSVFVEAAVNPKRFYSQQLIRRVSSQYDIHSDDVETRIMAVIDYISGMTDVYALDIYQKIKGVALPIV, from the coding sequence ATGAACTGGCAACAACTTATAAGTAACAAGAGACTCGGTCAAGAGCATCGTCATGCTGAAAGACATGATGACCGATCAGAGTTCAAGCGTGATTATGACCGCTTAATCTATTCAGCTCCGTTCAGAAGACTACAGAACAAGACACAGGTTTTCCCTCTTCCAGGCAGTGTCTTCGTGCATAATCGACTGACACATAGCCTTGAAGTGTCAAGCCTTGGGCAGTCGTTGGGCAACGATGTCTGTACGCGTTTGAAGCAGAAGCATCCCGAATTGGCCAACACTTTGTTTGAGGAAATCGACACGATTGTTAGTGCAGCCTGCCTCGCTCACGATATGGGGAACCCTCCTTTCGGTCATTCGGGCGAGAAAGCCATACAGACTTTCTTCACAGAAGGGGAAGGGAAGCAGCTGAAATCGACGGTTTCATCGCAGTTTTGGGATGATATTACACATTTTGAAGGCAATGCCAATGCCTTCCGACTACTTACTCATCGTTTCTTCGGGCGACGTCAGGGAGGCTTTGTCATGACTTATTCGATGTTGGCAAGTATCGTGAAATATCCGTTCTCAAGCAGTTTGGCTGGCCGTCATGGAAAGTTTGGTTTCTTTCAGACAGAAGCCGAAGATTATCGCAAAATAGCCGATGAATTGGGCCTTATTTGCAAGTCTAAGCCAGGAGAACCATTGAAATACGCACGTCATCCGTTGGTTTATCTTGTGGAAGCTGCCGATGATATCTGCTATGAAATCATGGATATTGAAGATGCCCACAAACTGAAGATCCTGTCATTTGAAGAGACAACCCGTCTGTTGTTAGGCTTTTTTGATGAGGATATGCGTCGGGAAATCACAGAACGCATTCGTGAAGAGGGTGTGACTGATAACAATGAACAAATCGTTTACATGCGGGCAAGTGTCATTGGAAAACTTGAGAACGAGTGTGTCAGAACTTTTGTAGAGCACGAAGAAGAAATCCTTAACGGCACTTTTAACGGCAGTATCATAGATCATATCGCCCCGCTTCAGCGTGAAGCTTACCGTCGTTGTACCGAAATATCATATCAAAAGATTTATCATAGTAAGCCAGTGCTCGACATAGAACTCTCGGGTTACAAGATTATGGAGACACTGATGAGCGTGTTTGTCGAGGCTGCCGTCAATCCCAAGCGCTTTTATTCGCAGCAGCTTATCCGTCGGGTCAGCAGTCAGTATGACATTCACAGTGATGATGTAGAGACGCGTATCATGGCAGTTATTGATTATATCAGTGGCATGACCGATGTCTATGCATTGGATATTTATCAGAAAATAAAGGGCGTAGCATTACCTATTGTATAA